One part of the Sardina pilchardus chromosome 5, fSarPil1.1, whole genome shotgun sequence genome encodes these proteins:
- the LOC134080182 gene encoding prolyl 4-hydroxylase subunit alpha-2-like isoform X1, with product MQSCSAILVFVLCCLCQTTDAEVFTSIGQMTDLIFTERELVQSLKEYIKAEESKLAAVKSWASKLDALTRASTSDPEGFLSHPVNAYKLMKRLNTEWSALESLVLEDPSDGFISNISVHRQYFPDEEDEKGAAKALMRLQDTYKLDSESFSKGKLPGGRYNTHLTVDDCYDMGKTAYNEVDYYHAVLWMQQALRQVDAGEEADVPKSDILDYLSYSVYQMGDLPRAIELTRRLVSMDPGHQRAGSNLRYFEKLLAKELSETAETTKAPASEQPIQLDTYERPRDYLPEREIYEGLCRGEGVKMTERKRSRLFCRYHDGNRNPRLLFKPMLEEDEWDSPHIVRYLNALSHEEIEKIKEIAKPRLARATVRDPKTGILTTASYRVSKSAWLEGEEDPVIERVNQRIEDITGLTVKTAELLQVANYGVGGQYEPHFDFSRRPFDSNLKKDEPDAFKTLGTGNRVATFLNYMTDVDAGGATVFPDFGAVIWPRKGTAVFWYNLFRSGEGDYRTRHAACPVLVGSKWVSNKWIHERGQEFRRPCGLSEGD from the exons ATGCAGTCGTGTTCCGCCATCTTGGTTTTCGTCCTGTGTTGTCTTTGTCAGACGACTGATGCTGAGGTGTTCACCTCCATCG GGCAAATGACAGACCTGATCTTCACAGAGAGGGAGTTGGTCCAGTCCTTGAAAGAGTACATCAAAGCGGAGGAGTCCAAACTTGCAGCTGTCAAAAG TTGGGCGAGTAAACTGGATGCCCTGACGCGAGCCTCCACATCCGACCCTGAGGGCTTTCTGTCTCACCCTGTGAATGCCTACAAGCTAATGAAGAGACTGAACACAGAGTGGTCTGCACTGGAGAGCCTAGTGCTTGAGGACCCCTCTGATG GCTTCATCTCCAATATTTCGGTGCACAGACAGTACTTCCCTGATGAGGAGGACGAGAAGGGCGCGGCCAAAGCTCTGATGCGTCTGCAGGACACGTACAAACTGGACTCGGAGAGTTTCTCCAAAGGCAAACTGCCTG GTGGGCGGTACAACACTCACCTGACGGTGGACGACTGCTACGACATGGGCAAGACGGCGTACAACGAGGTGGACTACTACCACGCCGTGCTGTGGATGCAGCAGGCCCTCAGGCAGGTGGACGCTGGCGAGGAGGCCGACGTGCCCAAGAGCGACATCCTGGACTATCTGAGCTACTCCGTGTACCAGATGGGGGACCTGCCCCGAGCCATCGAGCTCACCCGACGCCTGGTGTCCATGg ATCCTGGCCACCAGAGGGCAGGCAGCAACCTGCGCTACTTTGAGAAGCTGCTGGCCAAGGAGCTGAGTGAGACGGCCGAGACGACTAAGGCGCCGGCCTCTGAGCAGCCCATCCAGCTGGACACGTATGAGCGTCCGCGTGACTACCTGCCCGAGAGAGAGATCTATGAGGGCCTGtgcaggggagagggagttaAAATG ACGGAGAGGAAACGTAGCCGCCTGTTCTGCCGCTACCACGACGGGAACAGGAACCCCAGGCTGCTGTTCAAGCCCATGCTGGAGGAGGATGAGTGGGACAGCCCCCACATCGTGCGGTACCTCAACGCGCTCTCCCACGAGGAGATCGAGAAGATCAAGGAAATCGCCAAGCCCAGG CTGGCAAGGGCCACCGTGAGAGACCCCAAAACCGGCATTCTGACCACGGCCAGTTACAGAGTATCAAAAAG TGCTTGGctagagggagaagaggaccCGGTCATTGAACGTGTCAATCAGAGAATAGAGGACATCACAGGCCTCACAGTGAAGACTGCAGAGTTGCTTCAG GTGGCTAACTATGGCGTAGGAGGACAGTACGAACCTCACTTTGACTTCTCAAGA CGCCCTTTTGACAGCAACCTCAAG AAAGATGAGCCTGATGCATTCAAAACATTAGGCACTGGAAATCGTGTGGCTACATTTTTAAATTAT ATGACGGATGTGGACGCGGGAGGCGCGACAGTGTTCCCTGACTTTGGTGCCGTCATCTGGCCCCGGAAG GGAACGGCAGTGTTTTGGTATAACCTGTTCCGAAGTGGTGAAGGAGACTATCGAACCAGACATGCGGCATGCCCTGTATTAGTGGGAAGCAAATGGG TGTCAAACAAGTGGATCCATGAGAGGGGCCAGGAGTTCAGAAGACCATGTGGCTTATCAGAGGGCGACTGA
- the LOC134080182 gene encoding prolyl 4-hydroxylase subunit alpha-2-like isoform X3: MQSCSAILVFVLCCLCQTTDAEVFTSIGQMTDLIFTERELVQSLKEYIKAEESKLAAVKSWASKLDALTRASTSDPEGFLSHPVNAYKLMKRLNTEWSALESLVLEDPSDGFISNISVHRQYFPDEEDEKGAAKALMRLQDTYKLDSESFSKGKLPGGRYNTHLTVDDCYDMGKTAYNEVDYYHAVLWMQQALRQVDAGEEADVPKSDILDYLSYSVYQMGDLPRAIELTRRLVSMDPGHQRAGSNLRYFEKLLAKELSETAETTKAPASEQPIQLDTYERPRDYLPEREIYEGLCRGEGVKMTERKRSRLFCRYHDGNRNPRLLFKPMLEEDEWDSPHIVRYLNALSHEEIEKIKEIAKPRLARATVRDPKTGILTTASYRVSKSAWLEGEEDPVIERVNQRIEDITGLTVKTAELLQVANYGVGGQYEPHFDFSRRPFDSNLKVDGNRLATYLNYMTDVDAGGATVFPDFGAVIWPRKGTAVFWYNLFRSGEGDYRTRHAACPVLVGSKWVSNKWIHERGQEFRRPCGLSEGD; the protein is encoded by the exons ATGCAGTCGTGTTCCGCCATCTTGGTTTTCGTCCTGTGTTGTCTTTGTCAGACGACTGATGCTGAGGTGTTCACCTCCATCG GGCAAATGACAGACCTGATCTTCACAGAGAGGGAGTTGGTCCAGTCCTTGAAAGAGTACATCAAAGCGGAGGAGTCCAAACTTGCAGCTGTCAAAAG TTGGGCGAGTAAACTGGATGCCCTGACGCGAGCCTCCACATCCGACCCTGAGGGCTTTCTGTCTCACCCTGTGAATGCCTACAAGCTAATGAAGAGACTGAACACAGAGTGGTCTGCACTGGAGAGCCTAGTGCTTGAGGACCCCTCTGATG GCTTCATCTCCAATATTTCGGTGCACAGACAGTACTTCCCTGATGAGGAGGACGAGAAGGGCGCGGCCAAAGCTCTGATGCGTCTGCAGGACACGTACAAACTGGACTCGGAGAGTTTCTCCAAAGGCAAACTGCCTG GTGGGCGGTACAACACTCACCTGACGGTGGACGACTGCTACGACATGGGCAAGACGGCGTACAACGAGGTGGACTACTACCACGCCGTGCTGTGGATGCAGCAGGCCCTCAGGCAGGTGGACGCTGGCGAGGAGGCCGACGTGCCCAAGAGCGACATCCTGGACTATCTGAGCTACTCCGTGTACCAGATGGGGGACCTGCCCCGAGCCATCGAGCTCACCCGACGCCTGGTGTCCATGg ATCCTGGCCACCAGAGGGCAGGCAGCAACCTGCGCTACTTTGAGAAGCTGCTGGCCAAGGAGCTGAGTGAGACGGCCGAGACGACTAAGGCGCCGGCCTCTGAGCAGCCCATCCAGCTGGACACGTATGAGCGTCCGCGTGACTACCTGCCCGAGAGAGAGATCTATGAGGGCCTGtgcaggggagagggagttaAAATG ACGGAGAGGAAACGTAGCCGCCTGTTCTGCCGCTACCACGACGGGAACAGGAACCCCAGGCTGCTGTTCAAGCCCATGCTGGAGGAGGATGAGTGGGACAGCCCCCACATCGTGCGGTACCTCAACGCGCTCTCCCACGAGGAGATCGAGAAGATCAAGGAAATCGCCAAGCCCAGG CTGGCAAGGGCCACCGTGAGAGACCCCAAAACCGGCATTCTGACCACGGCCAGTTACAGAGTATCAAAAAG TGCTTGGctagagggagaagaggaccCGGTCATTGAACGTGTCAATCAGAGAATAGAGGACATCACAGGCCTCACAGTGAAGACTGCAGAGTTGCTTCAG GTGGCTAACTATGGCGTAGGAGGACAGTACGAACCTCACTTTGACTTCTCAAGA CGCCCTTTTGACAGCAACCTCAAGGTTGACGGAAATAGACTTGCCACCTATCTGAACTAC ATGACGGATGTGGACGCGGGAGGCGCGACAGTGTTCCCTGACTTTGGTGCCGTCATCTGGCCCCGGAAG GGAACGGCAGTGTTTTGGTATAACCTGTTCCGAAGTGGTGAAGGAGACTATCGAACCAGACATGCGGCATGCCCTGTATTAGTGGGAAGCAAATGGG TGTCAAACAAGTGGATCCATGAGAGGGGCCAGGAGTTCAGAAGACCATGTGGCTTATCAGAGGGCGACTGA
- the pgk1 gene encoding phosphoglycerate kinase 1: MSLSNKLTLDKVDVKGKRVIMRVDFNVPMKDKHITNNQRIKAAVPSIKHCLDHGAKAVVLMSHLGRPDGNPMPDKFSLEPVAAELKTLLGKDITFLKDCVGPDVEKACASPADGSVILLENLRFHVAEEGKGKDASGNKTKASQEQIDSFRASLSKLGDIYVNDAFGTAHRAHSSMVGVNLKQKAAGFLMKKELDYFAMALEKPARPFLAILGGAKVKDKIQLINNMLDQVDEMIIGGGMAFTFLKVLNNMEIGTSLFDEEGSKIVKDLMAKAEKNKVKINLPTDFVTAEKFDEKATTGTAKVADGIPAGWMGLDCGPESSKAFAEAVGRSKQIVWNGPVGVFEWDNFAKGTKNLMDKVVEVTKSGCVSIIGGGDTATCCAKWGTEDKVSHVSTGGGASLELLEGKVLPGVDALSSA; the protein is encoded by the exons ATGTCTCTGTCAAATAAACTCACTTTGGATAAGGTGGACGTGAAGGGCAAGCGTGTCATCATGAG GGTTGATTTCAACGTGCCCATGAAGGACAAGCACATCACCAACAACCAGAG GATCAAAGCTGCCGTTCCCTCCATCAAGCACTGCCTGGACCACGGAGCCAAAGCAGTGGTTCTGATGAGCCATCTGGGCAGGCCTGATGGAAACCCTATGCCTGACAAGTTCtccctggagccagtggcagcTGAGCTGAAGACACTGCTGGGCAA GGATATCACGTTCCTGAAGGACTGCGTCGGCCCGGATGTCGAGAAAGCTTGTGCAAGCCCTGCTGATGGTTCCGTTATCCTGCTCGAGAACCTGCGGTTCCACGTGGCCGAGGAGGGCAAGGGCAAGGACGCCTCCGGAAACAAG ACCAAAGCATCTCAGGAGCAGATCGATTCCTTCAGGGCCTCCCTGTCCAAGCTGGGAGATATCTACGTCAACGATGCCTTTGGCAccgcacacagagcacacag CTCAATGGTGGGTGTGAACCTGAAGCAGAAGGCCGCTGGCTTCCTCATGAAGAAGGAGTTGGACTACTTCGCCATGGCACTGGAGAAACCCGCAAGGCCTTTCCTGGCCATCCTTGGAGG tgCTAAGGTCAAAGATAAGATTCAGCTGATCAACAACATGCTGGACCAAGTCGATGAGATGATCATTGGTGGTGGCATGGCCTTCACTTTCCTGAAGGTCCTCAACAACATGGAG ATCGGAACTTCCCTGTTTGATGAGGAGGGTTCCAAAATTGTCAAGGACCTGATGGCAAAGGCTGAGAAGAACAAAGTGAAGATCAACCTCCCCACGGACTTTGTCACTGCTGAGAAATTTGATGAGAAAGCAACCACAGGCACAGCCAAAGTGGCCGATGGCATTCCTGCCGGCTGGATG GGTCTGGACTGTGGACCTGAGAGCTCAAAGGCTTTTGCAGAGGCAGTGGGCAGATCCAAGCAGATCGTGTGGAACGGCCCAgtgggtgtgtttgagtgggaCAACTTTGCCAAGGGAACCAAGAACCTGATGGACAAGGTGGTGGAGGTGACAAAATCCGGCTGCGTCAGCATCATCG GTGGAGGGGACACGGCTACTTGCTGTGCCAAGTGGGGCACCGAGGACAAGGTCAGCCACGTGAGCACAGGGGGTGGAGCCAGCCTTGAGCTTCTGGAGG
- the LOC134080182 gene encoding prolyl 4-hydroxylase subunit alpha-2-like isoform X2 encodes MQSCSAILVFVLCCLCQTTDAEVFTSIGQMTDLIFTERELVQSLKEYIKAEESKLAAVKSWASKLDALTRASTSDPEGFLSHPVNAYKLMKRLNTEWSALESLVLEDPSDGFISNISVHRQYFPDEEDEKGAAKALMRLQDTYKLDSESFSKGKLPGGRYNTHLTVDDCYDMGKTAYNEVDYYHAVLWMQQALRQVDAGEEADVPKSDILDYLSYSVYQMGDLPRAIELTRRLVSMDPGHQRAGSNLRYFEKLLAKELSETAETTKAPASEQPIQLDTYERPRDYLPEREIYEGLCRGEGVKMTERKRSRLFCRYHDGNRNPRLLFKPMLEEDEWDSPHIVRYLNALSHEEIEKIKEIAKPRLARATVRDPKTGILTTASYRVSKSAWLEGEEDPVIERVNQRIEDITGLTVKTAELLQVANYGVGGQYEPHFDFSRKDEPDAFKTLGTGNRVATFLNYMTDVDAGGATVFPDFGAVIWPRKGTAVFWYNLFRSGEGDYRTRHAACPVLVGSKWVSNKWIHERGQEFRRPCGLSEGD; translated from the exons ATGCAGTCGTGTTCCGCCATCTTGGTTTTCGTCCTGTGTTGTCTTTGTCAGACGACTGATGCTGAGGTGTTCACCTCCATCG GGCAAATGACAGACCTGATCTTCACAGAGAGGGAGTTGGTCCAGTCCTTGAAAGAGTACATCAAAGCGGAGGAGTCCAAACTTGCAGCTGTCAAAAG TTGGGCGAGTAAACTGGATGCCCTGACGCGAGCCTCCACATCCGACCCTGAGGGCTTTCTGTCTCACCCTGTGAATGCCTACAAGCTAATGAAGAGACTGAACACAGAGTGGTCTGCACTGGAGAGCCTAGTGCTTGAGGACCCCTCTGATG GCTTCATCTCCAATATTTCGGTGCACAGACAGTACTTCCCTGATGAGGAGGACGAGAAGGGCGCGGCCAAAGCTCTGATGCGTCTGCAGGACACGTACAAACTGGACTCGGAGAGTTTCTCCAAAGGCAAACTGCCTG GTGGGCGGTACAACACTCACCTGACGGTGGACGACTGCTACGACATGGGCAAGACGGCGTACAACGAGGTGGACTACTACCACGCCGTGCTGTGGATGCAGCAGGCCCTCAGGCAGGTGGACGCTGGCGAGGAGGCCGACGTGCCCAAGAGCGACATCCTGGACTATCTGAGCTACTCCGTGTACCAGATGGGGGACCTGCCCCGAGCCATCGAGCTCACCCGACGCCTGGTGTCCATGg ATCCTGGCCACCAGAGGGCAGGCAGCAACCTGCGCTACTTTGAGAAGCTGCTGGCCAAGGAGCTGAGTGAGACGGCCGAGACGACTAAGGCGCCGGCCTCTGAGCAGCCCATCCAGCTGGACACGTATGAGCGTCCGCGTGACTACCTGCCCGAGAGAGAGATCTATGAGGGCCTGtgcaggggagagggagttaAAATG ACGGAGAGGAAACGTAGCCGCCTGTTCTGCCGCTACCACGACGGGAACAGGAACCCCAGGCTGCTGTTCAAGCCCATGCTGGAGGAGGATGAGTGGGACAGCCCCCACATCGTGCGGTACCTCAACGCGCTCTCCCACGAGGAGATCGAGAAGATCAAGGAAATCGCCAAGCCCAGG CTGGCAAGGGCCACCGTGAGAGACCCCAAAACCGGCATTCTGACCACGGCCAGTTACAGAGTATCAAAAAG TGCTTGGctagagggagaagaggaccCGGTCATTGAACGTGTCAATCAGAGAATAGAGGACATCACAGGCCTCACAGTGAAGACTGCAGAGTTGCTTCAG GTGGCTAACTATGGCGTAGGAGGACAGTACGAACCTCACTTTGACTTCTCAAGA AAAGATGAGCCTGATGCATTCAAAACATTAGGCACTGGAAATCGTGTGGCTACATTTTTAAATTAT ATGACGGATGTGGACGCGGGAGGCGCGACAGTGTTCCCTGACTTTGGTGCCGTCATCTGGCCCCGGAAG GGAACGGCAGTGTTTTGGTATAACCTGTTCCGAAGTGGTGAAGGAGACTATCGAACCAGACATGCGGCATGCCCTGTATTAGTGGGAAGCAAATGGG TGTCAAACAAGTGGATCCATGAGAGGGGCCAGGAGTTCAGAAGACCATGTGGCTTATCAGAGGGCGACTGA